TGGAGTGAATTTGGTAGTGGTTTCTTTATTGGTGGTGCAGGTGGAGCATTTTTTGCTTATTTCTTGCTCTCTACAGCTTACATAGGAGATTTTAGAGCGCTAATTCCTGGTTTTTAATCTGGCAAATTAAGATTAAAAAACTTAAAACGGTCTAAGATTTTTATTTAATCAACCGATCGATTAGAGCCTAGAGGTGACTCTGGGCTTTATTATTTAAATAAGTATTCAACAGATATATTGTTGATAGCTAGATATATTTTTTAAAGAAAATAAGTAGTTATTTGAGAGCAACAATGACAAATCTCTTACCTCTAAAACAGGCGGGTTCGCGTTTAAAGAACCTAATAAAATCAACTTTATCTACTTTGTTACTTGTGTTGGCTATTTCCTGTATAGCAGCACCGGCGATCGCGACTGGACTATTCGAGCTACCCGATTTTGATTCCGACCAAGTTTGGGTTGTTGATACGGCAGATGCTATTAGTAATGCTAATCAGAGTAAACTGACTAAAACTTTTCAAGATTTAGCTAGTGAAACAGGTCAAGAAGTAAGAATGGTGGCAATTCGTCGCCTAGACTATGGTGAAACAGTAGATAACCTAGCAGAAACAATATTTAAAGATTGGTATCCTAACGCTGAGGCTCAAGCTAACCAGACTTTATTAGTCTTGGATACCTTAACCAATAATGTGGCAATTCGTTCGGGAGATTCCGCCCAAGAACTAATTGGTGCAGAGGTAGCTGAAAGCCTTGTTAATGATACAGTAGGCTACAACATTCGCAAGGGCAACAAATACAATCAGGCTTTTATTGATGCAGGCGATCGCCTAGTGGCAGTGCTTTCTGGACAAGAAGATCCAGGTCCTCCCGAAATGGATGATGAAATTCAAATTGAAGGTACATTTACCAAAGCTGAAGACACCGATAAAGGAAGTGCAACCGTCTGGGTAATTGGGTTTTTAATTGTTGCTACTATTATTCCCATGGCTACTTATTACTGGTATGTCGGATTGGGTAATTAATCCTGAATATATTCTGTACCATTGATTAAAGCATACTCAGCTCTGGTAAACTCACGACCTAAATAGGCAGCGTGGTCTAACATCGTGATCGGACAGGGTTGAGGTTGTTCAATTACCTTGACGCACAATTGTTTAGCCGTTCTAGCTGTATAAAGCCTTTCTACGGTACGCTCTACTTTTTTTCCGCCGCAAGCAATCACTTCTCCCGTTTCTGGATCTACTGCCAAACCGCGATCGTTAATTGTATTGGTGTAGTGCTTGGCACAAATTAATTCTGCTTCTCGATCTACGTAGATGATGTAATATCCGCCTGGATCGAGGGCAATGGGTCGTTTGGATAACTCGTCGTCTATGGCTTTTAGATGTTCGAGATTGATGGTAGTGTGCATCAAAAATTTATAACGCTCGATTGATTTGATTGGTCAACAATTATGATAGACCGTTTCAAATCATTTATCATCGCTCATTGAGCAAAATTTTCCATATTATAAAAAAAGTAAAAATATTAAAGGTATTAAGGCGATCGCTTTTCTGATTTAGAAGTGAACTTTATATATAGAATTTTTAATAATTAATTTCTATCAAACTATTGATTTTCTGGGTCAAAAAGCATATGCATGTGGAAAATAAAAATTACAGAACACATATTTTCAAAAAAGCGATCGACAATTATTTTAGACAAAATTTTGCCATATAGAGAACAAGCTGCTTTGAATTCACTACTGTATCAAAGTGGAGATATAAAGATGTTTGAACTTTTTGTGGAAATAAAGAAAGTTTTGATCGAAAAATTGGCAGTTGAACCAGAATCAGTTAGTCTAAATAGTCATATTATTAACGATCTAGGTGCAGACGATCTCGATCTTGCAGAACTTATAATAGAATTGGAAGAGAAATTTGAGATTAAAATGCCAAATAATGTCTCTACATATATTGGAAGTAATTATTGGAGTTCTGATTGTTTTTCCAATCCCATGTCTGGCAATGTAAAAAAACTATTTGATTTTATTAGCAACGCCATATTTGAAAATTAAGCAAATTTGATTTTTGATTAATTTTCAATTCACTATATACCTTGATAACTTTTCCAAGCTTCCCAAAAGTTAAACCCAGCCATGGACAGCAAAAATAAGCTAAAAATCTGGCTAACTAGAGAATTGGGTAGCTTGGGTAATAGCCTCGTTCCAACTTGACTACCTAACATTCCACCAATCCCTAAAATCAAACCAGGAATAAACAGTACATTACCCTGAACAGCATGAACCACAGTAGAAGAAATAGTTGCGGTCACAATGACCCCTAAGCTAGTTCTTACTGCAACTTTAATATCTTCGTTTAACAACAGCATCTGTAAAGGAACCATAATTGTACCACCACCAATTCCTAGCAAACCAGCTAGAAATCCACCAATGCTTCCTGTAGCAATTCTAGAAAGCCTAGGATTTAATGCTTCTGAGTGCTGTTCTTGAGCAACGATTTTTTGACGAAGCCTAATGAGAAAAATATTAACCAGTAAAAAGCAGGCGAAGATTGTCAATAACACATATTCTGAAATCGACCCGGCTAAATATGCACCAAGAGGGGCAATAATAATAGCTGGAATAGCAAGATAAACTACTCGCTGCAAGTCGAGGTAGCCCATGCGCCAGTTGTAAAAACTGCCAGTAGTAGAACTCATAATAATTACTAAGCTACTAGTTGCCACAGCCTGAATTGGCGGATAGTTTAATGCCACCATTAAAGATACAATAATAAACCCGCCACCTATTCCCAGTATTCCTGCCAAAATTCCCGAAAAAACGCCGCCGACTGCTAAAATTAGCCAGTTTTCCATAGTAAATCTTTGATTACTTATTCTTGATAGTCACTGTTGATTTCAACTTCTAAAGTATCTTCATCAATATAAAGATAGAGAACATTAGGGCGACAGCATACTTGGCAATCTTCAGTGTAAGACTGCTGCATCCCTGCACTAATATCTACAAAAGTGCTGTTCGATTCGCCACAAAAAGCGCAAATATATTCGGCAGTTGTTTGCATAATTAATTACGTAGTCTAGCAAAAACATCAATCTAAAGATTAAATTGTACACTCATGGTTGGACTATTATTTATTCCTGTAGCTCTGGACAGATATTGGAATATTAGATAATATCAACTAACTACATATATACCAATTCTCGCGCATTAGCTGGAGAGATAAATCGGCAAATTCAGCCAGCTTCACGATTAATCAGCCAGCGAAAATCTATAATTAGTCGGTAAACAGATAAATCATCTGTGTTCATTACTTGCGACGTGGAGAACGCGATTGCCCTAAAGGATACCGCTTCGCGTCGCAAATCATGCACGAACATATCCTTTAGGGGACATTTTTTTTTAATCCTTAACGACTAAAGCAATTGATGAGCGAAGAACTTTCCCTGGATGCCGATTCTTTAGTCGAAAAAGCCAACGAAAAACTTGAGAAGATTAGTGAAAAACTGCAAAACAAACTAGAAAATTGCCAAAATTTTAGCGAGATCATTCAACAAATAATCGATCTTGTCGCGATCGCCGATCTGCTGGTTGAATTTGGATTACCCAAACCAAAAGTTTTAACAGAGACGATCGCCAATACCAAGCCACCGACACAAGCTGCATTTACCATAGAATTAAAAGACTCAACGGGGATGGCGATCGCCAATCTCTCAGTTTTTGATAACATTTTTGACAACAGAGGCATACAAGTCTTTTCTCCTACTATTGCTGAAAAAGTACCGAGCAATCTAAGAACAGGTCAGAAACAATCGAAGACTAAAGGTATTTCTCTTCATATTGGATTAAACCAAGTCGATCCAGCTCATTATCAAGGTTGGGATGGAAAACTTAGAGGCGATTGAGCAAGTGCCGTCTGGAGTGCAGTTAATTATTATCTTTGATACTTGCCATTCTGGGACTGGAACAAGAATGTTGCCAGTGAATTTGCAGGGAAGATCTTTAACTATGTCTGTCGATCTCAACGATCGCTCAAAAAGCAGAAATAAAGAATTACTTCGAGGTTTGAAAGCTAAAAATACGGTTTCCGAACTTTTAAATCCAGACCAATATCAACAAATTTTAGCCAAAAAAATATTGTAGTCTATCGTTTTCTGCCACCGCCTCCCGAACTACAAGAAAAAATTGTCAAAAATGCTCGCAGTAAAGCACTGAGTAAGCCAGGTATTAAAATAAAGCGACATTTACTTCTAGCTGCTTGTCAGGACAGTCAAACTTCAGCAGATGCTTATTTTGATGGTGATTTTCACGGCGCTTTTACCTATTATTTCTGTCAGGCGATCGCTGATTCTCCCCAACTAGGAACAAAAGAACTAATCGAGCAAGTTACTCAACAACTGACACAAGGAGGATTTAGTCAAAAACCCCAACACGAAGGAGAAAATCTTGCCAGTCCTATTTTTGGTAAATCTTTAATTACAGATATATCTAACATACCTAACCCTAAAACCATGCCTAATATCAATGCAGAAAACCAAAAGCTGTTAATCAAAGCTTACATAAAACTTTTAGACACTATTGCTGGAGGTGAGAAAATTGAAATAGAAAGTCAGCGCGACATTACAGAAAATCGCTATCTAGTTTTAGTCCACGGTATTAGCAAACATATTCAAGGATATTCTAATTCTTGGTGGAAGGCGCTTGAGCCTCATGTCGGTCAAGTATTTGGGAATGGTAATCTTGATGATCGGCGCAAAGAGGTAATTTGGAGCGATTTGGTGAATACTAGGGAGATAAATGCAGTTGACGAACAAAAAAAACAGCAATTGCGTCAAGAAATAGAAAATATTTTAGAAGATCGTCAGCGACAAGAAATTGCAGTTAGTTCTGGAGAAAAGAATATTACTCGAAACATCCCTTCAGTTATGGAAAGAGGTGATGGTTTTGCGCTCGATGACTTTCTGGTTTACATGTTAAATGAGAAAATGCGCCAACGTATTATCGATCGCTTTACTAAGATAGTTGAACCGCTTCTAACAGCCAATAATGCGCTCGATATTATTTCCCATAGTTGGGGTACAGTTGTTGCTTATGAAGGCTTGAGGGAACTAGAACAACAATCGACTGCTCGTCGGGGAAAAGTTAGCAATTTCTTTACTGTTGGTAGCGCGCTTTCTCTGCCACTGCGAAATTCTCTGAGAAACGAGAACAAAAAAGGCGATCGCCCTGTTTTGTTCAACAATTGGTTTAATCTTGATGCCAAAGGCGATTTCGTTGGCGGTATGCTTCAGGGCAAATTTGCCATTACTAAAGAATTTTTAGAATTAGAGCCAACAGAATGCGATCGCGGATTATTGGGTTACAGTTTAGGTTGCGCCCATGGCTCTTATTTTAAAGAAAATAATTTAGCTGTTAATCGTGACATTTTTGCCAGGTTTATTAATACAAACCAGCAATAGTCATTTTAGTAGTAGTATTATCGATCTTATCAAAGCAGAATTACTATGCAAAATAAATTGAGGATAACTAATTAATGTTTGCTCCTAAAGTATTACTTCATCCTCAAGAAAAATACTTTCCCATGAATCCTTTAGACTTCATCTCAATTTCTCGTTTTCGTTATGATGTAGAACTGGGAAAGGATTATGGATACAATAAAGTCTTAAATGATTGGGTGGAAACGGATCTAAAAGCTCCAGAATACTATGATATACCTCTTCAAGTTCTGAAGAAGTTTGGTCTTAATGCAGACAAGACAAATCGACGACCAAAAGATAAAAATAGAGGCAAGCTCGGCAATGTATTTCTGCAACCTGACGGTAAGCCTCCAGGAGATTTCAACCCTACTGGCAACATTCCCTGTTATTTATTTCAGCTAGATGCAGATAATGGTTATGTTTTCCATCAATATTGGTTTTTCTATGGCTATAACCCTTCCTTGGTGGGAATTGACCTCAGCCATCAAGGTGATTGGGAAGATTATACAGCAGTAACTAAAGACGGTGAATTGGTGGGTGCTATTCTTGCTGCTCACGGAAAAAGAACTTGTTACAAGTTAGATCGATTAGAGATGGACGGGAAACAGGTACAGGTGTATGCTGCCTTGGGAACTCATGCTTTGTATCCCCAAGAAGGTTCATTTGGTAAATTTGGTACCGATAAAACCAGAAGGGGTGGTTATGCTTGGGACACGTCGCAAAATGTCGAAATTTTAGCTCAACAGGGTTGGCGAGATTATGCTGGTGCTTGGGGAGAAGTTGGGGAACTACCTGCTACAACTGGGCCATTAGGTGCTTGGTACAAAAGAATTCCTGGAAATTTTCTGAGTTGATTAGGACTTCTCGATTATTCTGCGTCTTTAATTGCCATAGCTTCATTCAAATGTTTGATCAAAGTTTTTTGAGGTAATGCAGCGGTTAGATGTTGCCAAGGAAGGATAGTTTCTGCTGCTGACCAGCGATCGTGAACGTAGTAATCTAAGGGTGGTATTTGTCCTTTTAGCTGTTTAAAAGCCCGTTTATAGCTACCTGCGGAGTCACCAAATTCTCTAGTTAGCTGAAGTAATTTCCCCAAACGGCGATCGCCACGAGAAATTAGAGCCTGAATCACTGACCAATTATAGCTTTCAGGACGAAAATCCGTCCCTTGTTTTCTCAGATTCTTTTCCAGATATTTCAAGCGTTTTTTAGCCTCAGGATTGACTCCAAACCATTGAAACGGGGTGTGAGACTTAGGCACAAAAGTACTGCATCCCAAAGTTAAGCGTAAGCCAGGTGCAGCTTGTTTAATTGCCGACATCATGGTAACGGTTGCTTCTGCATCCTCCATCGATTCTCCAGGAATACCCACCATGCCGTAGAGTTTTAAAGCTTTTAAACCACCTGCCTTAGCGTTAATTGCCGCTTGAATAATTTCATCGTTAGTCAGCTTTTTGTTAACTATCTGCCTTACTTTTTCTGAACCACTTTCCACGGCAATAGTAATCGAACGAGTATCACGCTTAGCTAGGGTAGAGGCTAACTTTTCGGTCACAGTGTTAGTTCGTACCGAGGCAATACTGAGACGGACATCTTGATATTTAGGTTGAGATAGGTAATCAAGAATCGCTTCAAATTCTGGATGTTGCGTTACCGATGCACCAAGTAAACCCAAGCGATTGGTAACTTTTAAGCCTCTATCAATGGCAGGTATCAACGAACTTGCTAAAGGCGCGGTACGAAACGGCAAAGTCAGATAGCTAGCCAAACAAAAGCGACACATTTCAGGACAGCTACGTACCACCTCCACCATGTAAATATTTTCCCAGGCTGCTTTTTCGGTTACTACAGTAGAAGCCGAGAGAGTATTACCACGATAGGTTTGCTTTTGTACCGACTCAGGGATGTCAGAATCGATAGGTGCGATCGCGCTGATTGTGCCGTCAGGACTATGATAGGTTACTTCATAGAGGCTAGGAATATAAATTCCAGGAACTTGCGCCAGATGACGAAGTTTGGTTTGACGATCTGCATTACGTACCTGTTGATAAGCATCAATAAAGCGATCGAGTAAATCTTCTCCATCTCCCAACAAAATCACATCAAAGAAATCTGCCAAAGGTTCTGGGTTGGCAGTTAATACTGTTCCCCCGCCAAATACCAACGGGTGATGCTCTTGGCGTTCAATGCTATGCAAGGGAAGATCTAAAGACTCTAATAAATTAAAAATATTGATATAGTCTAGTTCCCAAGATACAGAAAATCCCAACAGTTCAGGATTTATGGGCAAAGGTTCGCCAAGATCGGTAAACAAACGACGAACATCAACATCAGAACGCATTGCTAAAGTTGCCCAAACAATTTGGAACCCTAAGCTAGTAATACCTATAGTGTATTCGTTAGGAAAGGCAAAAATAGTGGGGATAGCGTTATTTTCGGCAGTTGCAGGAGTAAATAGCAGACGTTCTTGTTGAAATACACTCACAGATTATTTGTTTTGAGTTTTGAATTTGACTCTTTATTATGATTATCGATCGCTTTCGGGTGTTGTTGCAAAACCGATCGTAGTTATATAGAGATTAATTCTCTTCGTCTTATCATCTAAATTTACGTCCCAATGATGATACGTTTTTTGCCCATCATAATCATTTCCATTTAAAGATAGCCGAACCCCAGTAGTAGGTTGGGTAGAGGAACTAAACCCAACAAAAATCACTTCATACTTCCCAAATTAAATCATTTGTTGCCAACATTATTTAATTTGGAATCACTCGAGATAAATTAGAGAATCAACAACAATTTTCCCGCCACTCCAGTCAAGATCTAAAAGATGATAGCCACAGATTACATATAAAAACCTAAGTGGATAAAGAATAAATTTGACCATCAATCAGTAGTCTAGTGATTCCTTTATCCTGAAGATGGTGTGAGGTTTTTTGTAACATCCGACCATCAGGAACTTTGATCACTCGTTCGCGACGATGGGAAAACCGTTTGGCAATGCTATGGTTATCGAACACGGGAAGGGTTCTTTGACTTACTTCCGTCTCAGGAATTGCACCTAAATCGGCAAAATCGGCTAAGGGTTTAACAATCAATTCTGCCGAGCGATCTATTACTAAATAGCAAGTTCTAGGAATTAAA
The sequence above is a segment of the Coleofasciculaceae cyanobacterium genome. Coding sequences within it:
- a CDS encoding TPM domain-containing protein, coding for MTNLLPLKQAGSRLKNLIKSTLSTLLLVLAISCIAAPAIATGLFELPDFDSDQVWVVDTADAISNANQSKLTKTFQDLASETGQEVRMVAIRRLDYGETVDNLAETIFKDWYPNAEAQANQTLLVLDTLTNNVAIRSGDSAQELIGAEVAESLVNDTVGYNIRKGNKYNQAFIDAGDRLVAVLSGQEDPGPPEMDDEIQIEGTFTKAEDTDKGSATVWVIGFLIVATIIPMATYYWYVGLGN
- a CDS encoding DUF4346 domain-containing protein, producing MHTTINLEHLKAIDDELSKRPIALDPGGYYIIYVDREAELICAKHYTNTINDRGLAVDPETGEVIACGGKKVERTVERLYTARTAKQLCVKVIEQPQPCPITMLDHAAYLGREFTRAEYALINGTEYIQD
- a CDS encoding acyl carrier protein, translating into MWKIKITEHIFSKKRSTIILDKILPYREQAALNSLLYQSGDIKMFELFVEIKKVLIEKLAVEPESVSLNSHIINDLGADDLDLAELIIELEEKFEIKMPNNVSTYIGSNYWSSDCFSNPMSGNVKKLFDFISNAIFEN
- a CDS encoding sulfite exporter TauE/SafE family protein, whose amino-acid sequence is MENWLILAVGGVFSGILAGILGIGGGFIIVSLMVALNYPPIQAVATSSLVIIMSSTTGSFYNWRMGYLDLQRVVYLAIPAIIIAPLGAYLAGSISEYVLLTIFACFLLVNIFLIRLRQKIVAQEQHSEALNPRLSRIATGSIGGFLAGLLGIGGGTIMVPLQMLLLNEDIKVAVRTSLGVIVTATISSTVVHAVQGNVLFIPGLILGIGGMLGSQVGTRLLPKLPNSLVSQIFSLFLLSMAGFNFWEAWKSYQGI
- a CDS encoding CPXCG motif-containing cysteine-rich protein — encoded protein: MQTTAEYICAFCGESNSTFVDISAGMQQSYTEDCQVCCRPNVLYLYIDEDTLEVEINSDYQE
- a CDS encoding radical SAM protein; this encodes MSVFQQERLLFTPATAENNAIPTIFAFPNEYTIGITSLGFQIVWATLAMRSDVDVRRLFTDLGEPLPINPELLGFSVSWELDYINIFNLLESLDLPLHSIERQEHHPLVFGGGTVLTANPEPLADFFDVILLGDGEDLLDRFIDAYQQVRNADRQTKLRHLAQVPGIYIPSLYEVTYHSPDGTISAIAPIDSDIPESVQKQTYRGNTLSASTVVTEKAAWENIYMVEVVRSCPEMCRFCLASYLTLPFRTAPLASSLIPAIDRGLKVTNRLGLLGASVTQHPEFEAILDYLSQPKYQDVRLSIASVRTNTVTEKLASTLAKRDTRSITIAVESGSEKVRQIVNKKLTNDEIIQAAINAKAGGLKALKLYGMVGIPGESMEDAEATVTMMSAIKQAAPGLRLTLGCSTFVPKSHTPFQWFGVNPEAKKRLKYLEKNLRKQGTDFRPESYNWSVIQALISRGDRRLGKLLQLTREFGDSAGSYKRAFKQLKGQIPPLDYYVHDRWSAAETILPWQHLTAALPQKTLIKHLNEAMAIKDAE